The following are encoded together in the Neomonachus schauinslandi chromosome 15, ASM220157v2, whole genome shotgun sequence genome:
- the MNT gene encoding max-binding protein MNT isoform X1 codes for MSIETLLEAARFLEWQAQQQQRAREEQERLRLERDREQEQKKASSLARLAHALPVEEPRIEAPPLPLSPPAPPPAPPPPLATPTPLTVIPIPVVTNSPQPLPPPPPLPPAAQPLPLAPRQPALVSTPGLSIKESAPLPTRPQVPNPAPLLPDSKTTLPPTGSPKPLQPLPTPILTIAPHPGVQPQLAPQQPPPPTLGTLKLAPAEEVKSSEQKKRPGGIGTREVHNKLEKNRRAHLKECFETLKRNIPNVDDKKTSNLSVLRTALRYIQSLKRKEKEYEHEMERLAREKIATQQRLTELKHELSQWMDVLEIDRVLRQTGQPEDDQASTSTASEGEDNIDEDMEEDQAGLGPSKLSHRPHPELPKPPPSAAPAPPPPHAHPHSQPVALSPVPLPGQQPPAQQKTPLPAPPPPPAAPAQTLVPAPAHLVAAAGGGSTVIAHTATTHASVIQTVNHVLQGPGGKHVAHIAPSAPSPAVQLAPATPPIGHITVHPATLNHVAHLGSQLPLYPQPVAVSQPVAVSHIAHTLSHQQVNGTAGLGPPATVMAKPAVGAQVVHHPQLVGQTVLNPVTMVTMPSFPVSTLKLA; via the exons ATGAGCATAGAGACGCTACTGGAGGCGGCCCGCTTCCTGGAATGGCAAGCGCAGCAACAACAGAGAGCACGTG AGGAGCAGGAGCGGCTCCGCTTGGAGCgggacagagagcaggagcagaagaAGGCCAGCAGCCTGGCCAGGCTGGCCCACGCCCTGCCCGTGGAGGAACCGCGCATTGAAGCGCCACCCCTACCTCTGTCCCCCCCAGCgccccccccagcacccccacccccacttgccacccccaccccactgactGTCATTCCTATTCCAGTAGTGACCAACtctcctcagcctctgcccccgcccccaccactgcCTCCTGCAGCCCAGCCTTTGCCCCTGGCGCCTCGCCAGCCAGCTCTGGTTAGCACCCCTGGACTCAGCATTAAGGAGTCTGCTCCCTTGCCCACCAGGCCGCAGGTGCCCAACCCTGCTCCCCTGCTGCCAGACTCCAAGACCACCCTTCCGCCCACTGGCAGCCCCAAGCCTTtgcagcccctccccacacccatccTGACCATAGCACCTCACCCTGGAGTTCAGCCCCAGCTGGCCCCCCAgcagccacccccacccactcTTGGGACCCTGAAGTTGGCACCAGCCGAAGAAGTCAAATCCAGCGAACAGAAGAAGAGGCCTGGGGG GATCGGAACCAGAGAAGTCCACAACAAATTGGAGAAGAACag gaGGGCCCATCTGAAGGAATGCTTTGAGACCCTGAAGCGCAACATCCCCAACGTGGACGACAAGAAGACGTCGAATCTGAGTGTGCTGCGGACGGCGCTGCGGTACATCCAG TCtctgaagaggaaagagaaggaatatGAGCATGAGATGGAGCGCCTGGCTCGGGAGAAGATCGCCACGCAGCAGCGGCTGACCGAGCTCAAGCACGAGCTGAGCCAGTGGATGGACGTGCTGGAGATCGACCGCGTGCTCCGGCAGACTGGCCAGCCCGAGGACGACCAGGCCTCCACCTCCACAGCCTCGG AGGGTGAGGACAACATAGACGAGGATATGGAGGAGGACCAGGCCGGCCTGGGCCCATCTAAACTGAGCCATCGCCCCCACCCGGAGCTGCCGAAGCCACCGCCCAGCGCCGCCCCCGCGCCTCCGCCTCCCCATGCACACCCGCACTCCCAGCCTGTGGCCCTGTCCCCCGTCCCCCTGCCTGGGCAGCAGCCGCCAGCACAGCAGAAGACCCCTCTGccggcccctcctcccccaccggCTGCCCCTGCGCAGACGCTGGTGCCGGCCCCAGCCCACCTGGTGGCTGCAGCTGGCGGGGGCTCCACGGTCATCGCCCACACGGCCACCACCCACGCCTCAGTCATCCAGACTGTGAACCACGTTCTCCAGGGCCCGGGCGGCAAGCACGTCGCCCACATTGcgccctcagcccccagccctgctgtgCAGCTGGCGCCCGCCACGCCCCCCATCGGCCACATCACAGTGCACCCTGCCACCCTCAACCACGTGGCCCACCTCGGCTCCCAGCTGCCCCTGTACCCGCAGCCCGTGGCAGTGAGCCAGCCCGTGGCGGTGAGCCACATTGCCCACACCCTCTCACACCAGCAAGTGAATGGCACAGCCGGGCTGGGGCCCCCAGCCACGGTCATGGCGAAGCCGGCCGTGGGGGCTCAGGTGGTGCACCACCCCCAGCTGGTGGGCCAGACAGTGCTCAACCCTGTGACCATGGTCACCATGCCCTCCTTCCCGGTCAGCACGCTCAAGCTGGCTTGA
- the MNT gene encoding max-binding protein MNT isoform X2, which translates to MDSCEDPEEQERLRLERDREQEQKKASSLARLAHALPVEEPRIEAPPLPLSPPAPPPAPPPPLATPTPLTVIPIPVVTNSPQPLPPPPPLPPAAQPLPLAPRQPALVSTPGLSIKESAPLPTRPQVPNPAPLLPDSKTTLPPTGSPKPLQPLPTPILTIAPHPGVQPQLAPQQPPPPTLGTLKLAPAEEVKSSEQKKRPGGIGTREVHNKLEKNRRAHLKECFETLKRNIPNVDDKKTSNLSVLRTALRYIQSLKRKEKEYEHEMERLAREKIATQQRLTELKHELSQWMDVLEIDRVLRQTGQPEDDQASTSTASEGEDNIDEDMEEDQAGLGPSKLSHRPHPELPKPPPSAAPAPPPPHAHPHSQPVALSPVPLPGQQPPAQQKTPLPAPPPPPAAPAQTLVPAPAHLVAAAGGGSTVIAHTATTHASVIQTVNHVLQGPGGKHVAHIAPSAPSPAVQLAPATPPIGHITVHPATLNHVAHLGSQLPLYPQPVAVSQPVAVSHIAHTLSHQQVNGTAGLGPPATVMAKPAVGAQVVHHPQLVGQTVLNPVTMVTMPSFPVSTLKLA; encoded by the exons ATGGACTCTTGTGAGgatccag AGGAGCAGGAGCGGCTCCGCTTGGAGCgggacagagagcaggagcagaagaAGGCCAGCAGCCTGGCCAGGCTGGCCCACGCCCTGCCCGTGGAGGAACCGCGCATTGAAGCGCCACCCCTACCTCTGTCCCCCCCAGCgccccccccagcacccccacccccacttgccacccccaccccactgactGTCATTCCTATTCCAGTAGTGACCAACtctcctcagcctctgcccccgcccccaccactgcCTCCTGCAGCCCAGCCTTTGCCCCTGGCGCCTCGCCAGCCAGCTCTGGTTAGCACCCCTGGACTCAGCATTAAGGAGTCTGCTCCCTTGCCCACCAGGCCGCAGGTGCCCAACCCTGCTCCCCTGCTGCCAGACTCCAAGACCACCCTTCCGCCCACTGGCAGCCCCAAGCCTTtgcagcccctccccacacccatccTGACCATAGCACCTCACCCTGGAGTTCAGCCCCAGCTGGCCCCCCAgcagccacccccacccactcTTGGGACCCTGAAGTTGGCACCAGCCGAAGAAGTCAAATCCAGCGAACAGAAGAAGAGGCCTGGGGG GATCGGAACCAGAGAAGTCCACAACAAATTGGAGAAGAACag gaGGGCCCATCTGAAGGAATGCTTTGAGACCCTGAAGCGCAACATCCCCAACGTGGACGACAAGAAGACGTCGAATCTGAGTGTGCTGCGGACGGCGCTGCGGTACATCCAG TCtctgaagaggaaagagaaggaatatGAGCATGAGATGGAGCGCCTGGCTCGGGAGAAGATCGCCACGCAGCAGCGGCTGACCGAGCTCAAGCACGAGCTGAGCCAGTGGATGGACGTGCTGGAGATCGACCGCGTGCTCCGGCAGACTGGCCAGCCCGAGGACGACCAGGCCTCCACCTCCACAGCCTCGG AGGGTGAGGACAACATAGACGAGGATATGGAGGAGGACCAGGCCGGCCTGGGCCCATCTAAACTGAGCCATCGCCCCCACCCGGAGCTGCCGAAGCCACCGCCCAGCGCCGCCCCCGCGCCTCCGCCTCCCCATGCACACCCGCACTCCCAGCCTGTGGCCCTGTCCCCCGTCCCCCTGCCTGGGCAGCAGCCGCCAGCACAGCAGAAGACCCCTCTGccggcccctcctcccccaccggCTGCCCCTGCGCAGACGCTGGTGCCGGCCCCAGCCCACCTGGTGGCTGCAGCTGGCGGGGGCTCCACGGTCATCGCCCACACGGCCACCACCCACGCCTCAGTCATCCAGACTGTGAACCACGTTCTCCAGGGCCCGGGCGGCAAGCACGTCGCCCACATTGcgccctcagcccccagccctgctgtgCAGCTGGCGCCCGCCACGCCCCCCATCGGCCACATCACAGTGCACCCTGCCACCCTCAACCACGTGGCCCACCTCGGCTCCCAGCTGCCCCTGTACCCGCAGCCCGTGGCAGTGAGCCAGCCCGTGGCGGTGAGCCACATTGCCCACACCCTCTCACACCAGCAAGTGAATGGCACAGCCGGGCTGGGGCCCCCAGCCACGGTCATGGCGAAGCCGGCCGTGGGGGCTCAGGTGGTGCACCACCCCCAGCTGGTGGGCCAGACAGTGCTCAACCCTGTGACCATGGTCACCATGCCCTCCTTCCCGGTCAGCACGCTCAAGCTGGCTTGA